One part of the Salinimonas iocasae genome encodes these proteins:
- the zapD gene encoding cell division protein ZapD gives MSDTVFEFPLKEKVRNYLRIEQLIAQLKSGASVPSAQLQLYFFDQLFTLLDLFERIDIRTDIIKDLDAHEKNLRHWSEHPNIDASALKQTLNTIVTMREKLKLGKKFGTELKEDKFLASIRQRFAIPGGACSFDLPNLHYWINQSQAHRQDEMKKWMMTLVSVEETISICLSFLRERGTFRTLTASNGFYQGVAEDKNELIRVRCSVDEGFYPTLSGNKYRFALRFMLFDVEPGKSSSVDEDVSFSLAAC, from the coding sequence ATGTCTGACACCGTTTTCGAATTTCCACTCAAAGAAAAGGTGCGAAATTACCTGCGCATTGAACAACTCATTGCGCAACTTAAAAGCGGCGCGTCAGTCCCCTCTGCGCAGCTACAGCTTTATTTTTTCGACCAGCTGTTTACGTTGCTGGATCTGTTCGAGCGGATAGATATCCGAACCGATATCATCAAAGACCTCGATGCCCACGAAAAAAATCTTCGCCACTGGTCGGAACATCCCAACATTGATGCCAGCGCGCTTAAGCAAACGCTGAACACCATTGTTACAATGCGCGAAAAGCTCAAGCTGGGCAAAAAGTTTGGCACTGAGTTAAAAGAAGATAAGTTTCTGGCATCTATCAGACAACGTTTTGCCATTCCTGGTGGCGCGTGCAGCTTCGATTTGCCTAATTTGCATTACTGGATTAACCAGAGTCAGGCACATCGTCAGGACGAAATGAAGAAATGGATGATGACACTGGTTAGTGTTGAGGAAACAATTTCCATCTGTTTATCATTTCTTCGGGAGCGCGGTACCTTCAGAACGCTTACCGCGTCAAACGGGTTTTACCAGGGTGTGGCCGAAGACAAAAATGAGCTGATCCGCGTGCGCTGCTCTGTTGATGAGGGGTTTTATCCTACCTTGAGTGGCAACAAATATCGCTTCGCGCTACGATTTATGTTGTTTGATGTCGAACCAGGAAAGTCTTCCTCTGTTGATGAGGATGTCTCATTTTCACTGGCCGCCTGTTAA
- a CDS encoding retropepsin-like aspartic protease family protein, producing MSNESSAGKWMFILAWICGLGLLTLIFGDVLESQRNPNQEPESMRIDGQTEVRLRQNRQGHYVTNGTINGQPVTFLIDTGATNVAIPASMQNSLGLTAGRSGLAQTANGVVRVAQTTIDSLTIGDIELSNVQAHLNPGLGDGQILLGMSVLKQLEFTQRQDWLILRTLN from the coding sequence ATGAGTAATGAAAGTTCAGCAGGAAAATGGATGTTTATACTGGCATGGATATGCGGGCTGGGCTTACTGACTTTGATCTTCGGTGATGTGCTTGAGTCGCAGCGCAACCCGAATCAGGAACCTGAGTCAATGCGAATTGACGGTCAGACCGAAGTAAGGCTCAGACAAAATCGTCAGGGACATTATGTTACTAACGGAACCATCAACGGTCAGCCCGTGACCTTTCTTATCGACACCGGTGCGACCAATGTCGCAATTCCCGCTTCTATGCAAAACAGCCTTGGCCTGACTGCTGGCAGAAGTGGCCTGGCACAAACCGCAAACGGTGTAGTAAGGGTGGCGCAAACCACTATTGATAGCCTGACAATCGGTGATATTGAGCTGTCGAATGTGCAGGCACACCTCAATCCGGGCCTGGGGGACGGACAGATCTTGCTGGGGATGAGTGTTTTAAAACAGTTAGAGTTTACTCAGCGCCAGGATTGGTTAATATTGCGGACCTTAAATTAA
- the yacG gene encoding DNA gyrase inhibitor YacG — translation MRVKCPICTKEIEWSQSSPFRPFCSKKCQLIDLGEWASEERSIPAQSKQTEQAPSQDEIEDIEAMLSQQQDSFFKH, via the coding sequence ATGCGTGTAAAGTGCCCTATTTGTACAAAAGAAATTGAGTGGTCTCAAAGCAGTCCATTTCGCCCTTTTTGTTCCAAAAAATGTCAACTCATCGATTTAGGTGAGTGGGCTAGTGAGGAGCGAAGCATCCCTGCCCAGAGCAAACAAACTGAACAAGCACCCTCTCAGGATGAGATTGAGGATATTGAAGCGATGCTCAGTCAACAGCAGGATAGTTTTTTCAAACATTAA
- a CDS encoding type II secretion system F family protein encodes MSRAAVVFDYQGKDKQGANRKGEISAASVLEAKNLLRRQGISAQKVKKRQKSLFSGREKKINAADISVVSRQISTMLGAGVTLLQSLEMIAQGTSKPGMRRLLSSIADEVRAGTPLSTALRKHPLYFDDLYCDLVETGEQSGSLENIYDRIATYKEKAEALKSKVKKAMFYPIAVLVVAFIVTTILLVFVVPQFEEIFSSFGAELPAFTQFVLGISRFVQDFGIFIGMGIVGAGFMFVRAHRKSKALRDRVDATVLKIPVVGEILQKAAVARFTRTLSTTFSAGVPLIGALDSAAGASGNAVYRDAILFIKKEVAGGLQMNTAMRTTGVFPDMVTQMVAIGEESGAVDDMLSKVASIYEAEVDDMVDGLTSLIEPMIMAVLGVVIGGLIVAMYLPIFQMGNVV; translated from the coding sequence ATGTCCAGAGCCGCAGTCGTTTTTGATTATCAAGGTAAAGATAAACAAGGTGCTAATCGTAAAGGTGAGATATCAGCTGCAAGTGTGCTTGAAGCAAAGAATCTCTTGAGAAGGCAGGGCATATCAGCTCAGAAAGTCAAAAAACGGCAAAAGTCTCTTTTTAGTGGCAGAGAAAAAAAAATCAATGCCGCCGACATTTCGGTAGTTTCAAGACAAATTTCTACCATGCTTGGTGCTGGCGTTACCTTACTACAATCTTTGGAAATGATAGCACAAGGGACTAGCAAACCAGGAATGAGAAGACTTTTGTCTTCTATTGCCGATGAAGTCCGCGCAGGAACTCCATTATCTACAGCATTACGCAAACACCCCCTGTATTTTGATGACCTGTATTGTGATTTGGTAGAAACCGGTGAGCAGTCCGGTTCACTTGAAAATATCTACGATCGTATTGCCACCTATAAAGAAAAAGCAGAAGCACTAAAGTCCAAAGTTAAAAAAGCGATGTTCTACCCTATCGCCGTTTTAGTCGTTGCTTTTATTGTTACAACAATTCTTTTGGTCTTTGTAGTGCCTCAGTTTGAAGAAATTTTCAGTAGCTTTGGGGCCGAACTGCCTGCTTTCACTCAGTTTGTATTAGGTATTTCCCGGTTTGTGCAGGATTTCGGGATATTCATTGGCATGGGTATTGTTGGTGCCGGCTTTATGTTTGTACGTGCCCACCGCAAGTCTAAAGCGCTGCGTGACCGAGTTGATGCTACTGTTCTAAAGATACCGGTAGTCGGCGAGATCCTGCAGAAAGCCGCCGTTGCGCGCTTTACCCGTACACTATCAACAACATTCAGTGCCGGTGTTCCGCTTATCGGCGCACTTGATTCAGCAGCAGGCGCGTCAGGCAATGCCGTATACCGCGATGCAATTCTTTTTATTAAAAAAGAAGTGGCCGGCGGCTTACAAATGAACACTGCCATGCGCACAACTGGCGTCTTTCCGGATATGGTGACTCAAATGGTGGCCATTGGTGAAGAGTCCGGTGCGGTAGATGATATGCTTAGCAAAGTAGCCAGCATCTACGAGGCCGAGGTTGATGATATGGTTGACGGTCTGACCAGCCTTATCGAGCCTATGATTATGGCGGTACTTGGTGTCGTAATCGGCGGCCTGATTGTGGCAATGTATCTGCCTATCTTCCAAATGGGGAACGTGGTTTAA
- a CDS encoding pilin gives MKQFKPSNQKGFTLIELMIVVAIIGILAAVALPAYNNYTKKARFSEVVMATQGHKTAIEVCAQTESGLTTCTAGTNGVPADLTTPSTLVASVTWDGTAIVATAEGDSTTPVSGLEGETYTLTPTFTNGVVTWAETCSDASLC, from the coding sequence ATGAAACAATTCAAACCTTCAAACCAAAAAGGCTTCACCCTAATCGAACTGATGATCGTCGTTGCTATCATCGGTATTCTGGCTGCGGTAGCTCTGCCTGCTTACAATAACTACACTAAAAAAGCACGTTTCTCTGAAGTTGTAATGGCAACCCAAGGCCATAAAACTGCTATTGAAGTATGTGCACAAACAGAAAGTGGTTTGACTACTTGTACTGCTGGTACAAATGGCGTACCTGCTGATTTAACAACTCCATCAACTTTGGTTGCCAGTGTTACGTGGGATGGTACTGCTATTGTTGCTACGGCTGAAGGCGATAGCACTACTCCAGTAAGTGGCCTTGAAGGTGAAACTTATACCTTAACTCCTACATTCACAAACGGCGTTGTTACTTGGGCAGAAACATGCTCTGACGCTTCACTATGTTAA
- the coaE gene encoding dephospho-CoA kinase (Dephospho-CoA kinase (CoaE) performs the final step in coenzyme A biosynthesis.): MDNALSEKSKTFVVGLTGGIGSGKSAATDAFAALGVPVIDADIVARQVVEPGTAALQKITEHFGEGILNDDGALDRAALREKVFADPAEKAWLNALLHPTIRQQMLSEINAVAYPYCILSVPLLLENNLTTMTDRVLVIDIPESLQISRACARDKQSNEATIKRIMNAQASRETRLSAADDIIDNSGSLAGLKEQVESLHARYLTIAQDL; the protein is encoded by the coding sequence ATGGATAACGCCTTGAGCGAAAAATCGAAAACATTTGTTGTCGGCCTGACCGGTGGAATAGGTAGCGGCAAGAGCGCAGCTACCGATGCATTTGCAGCGTTAGGCGTACCTGTTATTGATGCCGACATTGTTGCCAGACAAGTTGTGGAACCGGGGACTGCCGCCCTTCAGAAAATTACTGAGCATTTTGGAGAAGGCATTTTGAATGATGACGGTGCATTAGACCGTGCCGCGCTAAGAGAAAAAGTTTTTGCAGACCCCGCTGAAAAAGCCTGGCTTAATGCCCTGCTCCATCCCACAATACGTCAACAAATGCTTAGCGAAATAAACGCAGTTGCCTACCCTTACTGCATCTTGTCCGTACCCTTATTGCTTGAAAACAACCTTACTACTATGACTGACCGAGTATTAGTGATCGATATCCCCGAGTCTTTGCAAATCAGCCGCGCCTGCGCGCGGGATAAACAAAGTAACGAAGCTACTATAAAGCGGATTATGAATGCCCAGGCTAGCCGCGAAACCCGGCTGTCTGCAGCCGATGATATTATCGACAATAGTGGTTCACTCGCAGGTCTTAAAGAACAGGTAGAGAGCCTCCATGCGCGTTATCTGACCATCGCACAGGACCTTTAA
- a CDS encoding GntR family transcriptional regulator, which translates to MQTGRKKLSDVITEQLESMILDGSLLAGEKLPPERELAIKFDVSRPSLREAIGNLQARGLVERKQGGGTFVSKSLNAVMRDPLMALISRRPETQFDLLEFRHALEGMAAYYAALRGQPEDYQALREALEALPKPGREDNQRALAESLGQFYIIMARASHNMVLLHVMSTMQTMLTENIERNLEMLAQHVDVSKELSRQRADIVDAIAKRDPETARQACNAHLAFIEKTLLTINQRDSRVQRALRRLEI; encoded by the coding sequence ATGCAAACGGGGCGAAAAAAGCTGTCCGATGTCATCACTGAGCAACTAGAATCCATGATTCTTGATGGCTCTTTGCTGGCCGGTGAAAAGCTACCGCCTGAACGTGAGCTGGCAATTAAGTTTGATGTTTCTCGCCCGTCGCTACGTGAAGCAATCGGTAATTTACAGGCCAGAGGGCTGGTAGAGCGCAAACAGGGTGGCGGGACGTTTGTCAGCAAAAGTCTTAATGCGGTGATGCGCGACCCTCTGATGGCACTAATTAGCCGGCGACCCGAAACGCAGTTTGATTTACTTGAATTTCGTCACGCTCTTGAAGGCATGGCGGCTTACTATGCTGCGCTTCGTGGTCAGCCAGAAGATTATCAGGCATTGCGAGAGGCGCTTGAGGCATTACCAAAGCCTGGCAGAGAAGACAATCAACGTGCTCTGGCAGAATCGCTGGGGCAGTTCTACATCATTATGGCAAGGGCTTCGCACAATATGGTCCTGCTGCATGTGATGAGTACCATGCAAACCATGTTAACCGAGAATATCGAACGTAACCTGGAAATGCTGGCGCAACATGTGGATGTAAGTAAAGAGTTATCCCGGCAACGGGCGGATATCGTTGATGCAATTGCCAAGCGGGATCCGGAAACAGCCAGGCAGGCATGCAATGCACACCTGGCATTTATTGAAAAAACCCTACTGACGATCAATCAGCGCGACAGCCGTGTGCAGCGCGCATTAAGACGTCTGGAAATTTAG
- the ampD gene encoding 1,6-anhydro-N-acetylmuramyl-L-alanine amidase AmpD, whose protein sequence is MKTYPGATQKHSPFFDERPPGTEISLLVIHNISLPPGQFNTPGIEQLFTGTINPEDDPFYKEIAGLKVSAHCVIYRDGTIDQFVPFTQRAWHAGLSVYQGTPRCNDFAIGIEIEGTDYQPYTDAQYISLTGLTESIITAFPAITIGRIVGHNDIAFGRKTDPGAFFDWTRYRSALFLR, encoded by the coding sequence GTGAAAACATACCCCGGTGCAACACAAAAACATTCTCCCTTTTTTGATGAACGGCCGCCAGGCACTGAAATCTCGCTGTTGGTCATTCACAATATATCGTTACCGCCGGGACAGTTTAACACACCGGGTATCGAACAATTATTTACCGGTACGATTAACCCTGAAGATGACCCATTCTATAAAGAAATTGCTGGCTTAAAAGTTTCGGCACACTGTGTGATTTATCGTGATGGCACTATCGACCAATTTGTCCCATTTACTCAACGCGCCTGGCACGCCGGATTATCTGTGTATCAGGGAACCCCCCGGTGTAATGACTTTGCGATCGGCATTGAAATTGAGGGGACCGACTACCAGCCCTATACCGATGCACAATACATATCACTTACGGGGTTAACCGAATCAATTATCACTGCCTTTCCGGCGATTACCATCGGGCGGATAGTTGGACACAACGACATTGCCTTTGGCCGAAAGACCGACCCCGGCGCATTTTTTGACTGGACACGTTACCGCAGCGCACTTTTTCTACGCTGA
- a CDS encoding prepilin peptidase: MNTVVELSAQSPFFFLFVVFVTSLMIGSFLNVVIHRLPIMMERGFKAEYEAYVSEEEIKPAETYNLMKPDSTCPSCGHRIRAWENIPVLSYLLLKGKCAGCGTAISVRYPCVELATALFSALAAWHFGPGMQAVAAVIVVWFLVPLVMIDLDHMLLPDQLTLPLLWFGLLLSLDTVFVDPATAIIGAAAGYLSLWSVYWLFKLITGKEGMGYGDFKLLAALGAFTGWQGLPVIIILSSLVGAIIGLLIHFSRKQSGDLAIPFGPYLAVAGFLTLLYKQPIIDAYLQWITP; the protein is encoded by the coding sequence ATGAACACAGTCGTTGAACTTAGTGCACAAAGCCCTTTCTTTTTTCTTTTCGTTGTCTTTGTGACAAGTTTAATGATTGGCAGTTTTTTAAACGTTGTTATTCATCGTCTTCCCATCATGATGGAACGCGGCTTTAAAGCAGAATATGAAGCGTATGTCAGTGAGGAAGAGATAAAGCCCGCTGAGACGTATAATCTGATGAAGCCAGACAGTACCTGTCCATCCTGCGGGCATCGCATTCGCGCATGGGAAAATATTCCTGTTCTCAGTTATCTACTTTTAAAAGGTAAATGCGCCGGCTGTGGCACTGCAATTTCAGTGCGTTACCCTTGCGTAGAACTTGCCACTGCATTATTCAGTGCTCTGGCGGCCTGGCACTTTGGCCCAGGCATGCAGGCTGTAGCTGCGGTCATAGTCGTTTGGTTCCTGGTCCCACTGGTGATGATAGACCTGGACCATATGCTTCTACCGGATCAGTTAACTCTTCCCCTGTTATGGTTTGGCTTATTGCTAAGTCTGGACACTGTATTCGTTGACCCTGCCACAGCTATTATTGGGGCGGCAGCCGGCTATCTGAGTCTTTGGTCTGTATACTGGCTGTTTAAACTGATTACCGGTAAGGAAGGTATGGGGTATGGTGACTTTAAATTGCTCGCAGCGCTGGGCGCTTTTACAGGCTGGCAAGGCTTACCGGTTATCATCATTCTGTCTTCGCTAGTTGGCGCGATCATCGGTCTACTTATACATTTTTCCCGTAAGCAGAGCGGCGACCTGGCCATTCCGTTTGGCCCTTACCTCGCAGTTGCCGGATTCCTGACTTTGCTGTACAAACAGCCTATTATTGATGCTTATCTACAATGGATAACGCCTTGA
- a CDS encoding aspartoacylase, with protein sequence MLNSIAILGGTHGNETSGIQLVRHWQNGNLPERFRALQPEMRLVNSAAIEANVRYVDDDLNRQFTAHRLEQQCSEAEAQLARQLNQTLGPKGNSATDFVIDIHNTTSEMGATLIILQQDEFNIQLARFVKHHMPEANILLEDDKAYSEHPYLCTVGKQGVMVEVGGQPQGVFREDIFQLTQTLTETILDFCIAYNAQTLPELAPCDVFILGENICFPVDETGARIAMIHHSLQDNDFQPLLPGAPVFKCFDGTEITWDQDTVIYPHFINEAAYATTHVAFATASLTKL encoded by the coding sequence ATGCTAAATTCCATCGCGATTCTGGGCGGGACTCACGGCAACGAAACCAGTGGAATTCAGCTCGTTCGCCACTGGCAAAACGGAAACCTGCCCGAGCGTTTCAGAGCACTTCAGCCTGAGATGAGGTTGGTGAACAGTGCGGCTATTGAAGCCAATGTCAGATATGTTGATGATGACCTGAACCGCCAGTTCACTGCCCACCGCCTGGAACAGCAATGCAGTGAAGCTGAAGCCCAACTTGCCCGACAGCTTAACCAAACGTTAGGGCCGAAAGGCAACTCTGCTACAGATTTTGTAATAGATATTCACAACACGACAAGCGAGATGGGCGCCACATTGATCATTCTTCAGCAAGATGAATTCAACATTCAGCTTGCAAGATTTGTGAAGCATCACATGCCTGAAGCTAATATCCTGCTTGAAGATGATAAAGCCTATTCCGAACACCCTTATTTATGTACCGTGGGAAAACAGGGCGTGATGGTAGAGGTAGGCGGTCAGCCCCAGGGTGTGTTTCGCGAAGATATTTTTCAGCTTACGCAGACACTGACAGAAACTATTCTGGATTTTTGTATTGCCTATAATGCGCAAACATTGCCTGAGCTTGCGCCCTGTGATGTATTCATATTAGGAGAAAACATCTGTTTTCCTGTCGATGAAACGGGCGCGCGTATTGCTATGATCCACCATAGTCTGCAGGATAATGACTTTCAGCCATTATTACCCGGTGCGCCGGTTTTTAAATGCTTTGACGGTACGGAAATAACGTGGGATCAGGATACGGTCATATATCCCCACTTTATAAACGAAGCTGCCTATGCCACCACGCATGTTGCTTTTGCCACCGCATCGCTGACTAAACTATAG
- the nadC gene encoding carboxylating nicotinate-nucleotide diphosphorylase, translating into MTYPTPKDIYQQIHTALIEDLGGEVNADNDITANLIDEATQASATIITREPAVICGVQWVDETFSQIDSQVTLQWHVADGDVVQANETLVTLTGSARSILTAERTALNFLQTLSGTATVTRRYASLLDGSKTKILDTRKTLPGLRLAQKYAVKCGGGENHRIGLFDAYLIKENHIFACGSIARAVSTAKSRHADKPVEVEVESLDELSQALDAGADIIMLDNFTNEQIQRAVSMTNGKSKLEVSGNITDERLSSLATLGVDFISSGALTKHVQAIDLSLRVAMNSEQSPVK; encoded by the coding sequence ATGACATACCCCACCCCCAAGGATATTTATCAACAGATTCACACCGCACTGATCGAAGATTTAGGCGGTGAGGTCAACGCTGACAATGATATAACGGCTAATCTGATCGATGAGGCGACACAGGCCAGTGCCACGATTATCACGCGTGAGCCGGCAGTGATTTGTGGCGTGCAATGGGTGGACGAGACATTTTCACAAATCGATAGCCAGGTCACTTTGCAATGGCACGTCGCTGACGGCGACGTCGTTCAGGCAAATGAAACGCTTGTTACTCTGACGGGTAGCGCCCGCAGCATATTAACGGCTGAGCGTACCGCGCTTAACTTTTTGCAAACGTTGTCCGGGACAGCTACCGTCACCCGCCGATATGCCTCGTTACTGGACGGTTCAAAGACAAAAATTCTCGACACCCGCAAAACCCTTCCCGGACTTCGTCTGGCACAAAAATATGCCGTCAAGTGTGGAGGTGGTGAAAATCACCGGATTGGGTTATTTGACGCATACCTGATTAAAGAGAACCATATTTTTGCGTGCGGCTCTATCGCCAGGGCTGTGTCTACTGCCAAGTCAAGACATGCTGACAAACCCGTAGAGGTGGAGGTAGAAAGTCTGGATGAGCTTTCTCAGGCACTTGACGCGGGCGCGGATATCATCATGCTGGACAATTTTACCAACGAACAGATCCAACGCGCAGTTTCCATGACTAACGGAAAAAGTAAACTTGAAGTCTCTGGAAATATTACTGATGAAAGGCTGTCGTCGCTGGCCACATTGGGGGTTGATTTTATATCTTCAGGTGCTTTAACCAAGCATGTTCAGGCCATTGATTTGTCGTTACGGGTCGCTATGAATAGCGAGCAAAGCCCTGTAAAATAA
- the mutT gene encoding 8-oxo-dGTP diphosphatase MutT, whose product MKRVEVAVGVVKRGTQTYVTLRHQDQHQGGKWEFPGGKKELGESTFDALKRELAEEIGITVNGSEPLILIEHDYGDKHVVLDVHLVESFDGEPYGREMQQGKWLDIDSLAPGDFPAANVSIIEALHNQ is encoded by the coding sequence ATGAAGCGAGTGGAAGTTGCTGTGGGTGTTGTAAAACGCGGCACCCAGACGTATGTCACGCTTCGTCATCAGGATCAGCATCAGGGTGGCAAATGGGAATTTCCCGGCGGTAAGAAAGAACTGGGCGAGAGTACGTTTGATGCACTTAAACGAGAGCTTGCTGAGGAAATCGGCATAACGGTAAACGGCAGCGAACCGCTGATTTTGATAGAGCATGACTACGGCGATAAGCACGTTGTGCTTGACGTTCACCTGGTGGAATCATTTGACGGTGAACCCTACGGGCGGGAAATGCAGCAGGGGAAGTGGCTGGATATTGATTCACTGGCGCCTGGGGATTTTCCGGCGGCTAACGTTTCAATTATTGAAGCCTTGCATAATCAGTAA